CGGTCAGCACGATGCCGCCGCGCTTGCCGGTCAGCACCGCGCGCGAGAACTCGACCCGCTGCTCGGTCATACGGGACCAGTGGTCGGGAAGTGCTGCCAGGGCCGCGTCGGCGACCTTGCGGCTGTGCGTCACGAGATAGGCGGAAGAGTCCGGTCCGTGCTCGGCCTCGATCAGAAGGTCGAGTGCGGCGAGGCCGCCGTCGACGCTGTCGTCGGCGAAGATGATCGCTTCCGACGGGCCGGCCGGAAGGCCGGTGTCGATGATCGAGGACAGCAGGCTCTTGGCCGCCACCACCCAAGGGCTGCCCGGGCCGACGATCTTGAGCGCGGGCTTCACCGTCTCGGTGCCATAGGCGACGGCCGCGACAGCATGCGCGCCGCCGCATTTGTAGACGGTCTCGACTCCGGCGAGCCGAGCGGCGACCAGGGTCGCGGCATCGACGGAACCGTCCGCGGTCGGCGGCGTCACGATGGCGATCTGCGGCACGCCGGCGATGACGGCCGGAACCGAGGTCATCATCGTCACCGACGGAAAGGCGCCCTTGCCGCGCGGAACGTAAAGCGCGACCGAGCCGATCGGCGTGTAACGGTCGCCGGCATAGGCGCCGGGGCGGACTTCCTTGAGCCACATCGTCTCGGGACGCTGCTCCTCGTGGAAATGCCTGATGTTTGTGATGCCGAAGCGGATGCTGTCGATGACATCCTTGTCGACCTTGCCGAAGGCAGCGTCGAACTCAGCCTCCGAGACCTTCAGATTACCCGCGGCCACATCGGCCTTGTCCAGATCCCGGACGAAGCGGAGCAGCGCCGAGTCGCCTTCCGTCCTGACCGCATCAAGAATCGGGCGGACCTTCTCGACGAAGACCGAGAGGTCGGCCTCGGCGCGCTTCAGCAGGCTCGCCCGCTGTTCGGCGCTGGCGGATGAGAGGTCGTGGAAGCTGATCTCGGACATGGCTGCTCCTCAGAAACGCGGGAAAAGTATATACATGTACGTATAATGCTCGCCAGTATTTTTCTGCGTCCGCAGGGTTGGTCGGCCACGGCAAACCGCATCAGATCGAGGCAAGAAAGCCCCCATCCACCGGAAAGCACTGACCCGTGATGTAGGATGAGGCGTCCGAGGCCAGGAAGACAGCAATGCCGTGCAGGTCCGAAAGGTCGCCGAAGCGATGCTGCGGGATCTTGGCGAGCATCGATTGCTGCCACGCCTCGTCGGCGTAGAACACCTCGGTCATCGCCGTCCTGAAATAGCCAGGAGCAATCGCGTTGACCCTGATCCCGAGACCCGCCCACTCCGCCGCAAGCGCCCGCGTCATGCCGAGCAGGCCCGACTTCGACGAACCGTAGGGCACGGCCGTGGGGATGCCGACCTCGGAGGTCAGCGAGCACAAATTGATGATGGCGCCGGGCCGTCCGGCATCGCGCATGTGGCGGGCGGCGGCCTGAGCGCAGAAGAAGGCGCCCTTGAGGTTGGTGTCGACAATCCTGTCCCAGAGCGCTTCATCGACATCGAGCGAAGGCCTGACCTCTTCCATGCCGGCATTGTTGACTAGGATATCGAGACCGCCAAGCAGGTTGGCTGCCTCGGCGGTCGCGGCGCGGCAGCGGGCGACGTCGGTGACATCCAGGGCAATGGCATGCGCAACCCCGCCGGCGGCCCGGATCGCCTCCGTCGTCTCCTGCAGCGAAGCAAGGCTGCGCGCCATGACGGCGACAGCGGCGCCGGCCGCACTCAGCGCCTCGGCGATGCCGCGCCCGATGCCGCGGCTGGCGCCGGTGACGAGCGCCTTCCTGCCCGACAGGTCGAAGAGGGAAGCATTGCGCATGTCGATCCTCCTTGGCCTTGCCGGCCTGCCCTCGCCCGCGAGACTAACCGATCCTTGGTTATACATACAAGCATATACAATGACTTTGGGAGCCGAGTGAACAGCCGACCGCGGAGAGCGGGCTAACCGCAACCGATAACGCAGCCCTTTACGGCACTTTTCCCGCCGCCGCGATTTCGCGCGGCGACCTGCCCCTCAGATCCTGATCCCGAACCGGATGCCGTCATAGATGGCGGCGTGGATGTTGCGCGAGGCGACCGCGTCGCCGATGCGAAACAGCACGAAACCGCCTTCGGCATTGCGGGATGGGAAGATGTCGCCGCCGTTCACCAGCCGCTCATAGTCGACCGCGCCGCCATTCTTCGACAGCGGTTTGAGCGCAAGATAGAGGTCGTCGAGCGGCGCCGTGCCATGCTCGACCACCACCTGGTCGACGCGCCTTTCGCCGCGCCAGCCGTCGGCAAAGTCCGAGGCGAGCTCGGCGACGAGCTGGTTGCCCTCGCGCCGCACCGAACGCAGCCTTGTGTTGATGGTGACGGTGACACCCTTTTCGTGGAAGGCGCGCATATAGGGCACGTGGTTCATGCCGCCCATTTCCGGCGCGAAGAAGCGCTCCGGCGAGACCAGCTCCAGCTTCGAACCGCTGTTGGCGATGAGTTCGGCCGCGCCCATGCCCTGATGGCCGCCATTGTCGTCGTAGAGCAGCACATTCTCGGCCGGTTTGACGGAGCCTGCCATGATATCCCAGCTCGAGGTGACGAGATTGTCGCCTTCCGTCAGCGGCGGGTTCTGCGGCATGCCGCCCGTCGCCACGATCACGACATCCGGCGCCAGCGCCAGCACATCGTCCTTCTCCGCCCAGGTGTCATAGCGGATCTCGACGCCGAGGCGGTCGAGCTCGGCCAGCCGCCAGTCGATGATGCCGATCAGCTCCTTGCGGCGCGGGTTCTGGGTGGCGAGCCGCACCTGGCCGCCCGCTTGGCTGGAGGCTTCGAGCACCGTCACCTGGTGGCCGCGTTCGGCCGCGACGCGCGCGGCTTCAAGACCACCAGCGCCCGCCCCCACCACCACGACCCTCTTCTCCGGTCCTTCGCTCTTCGCGATGATGTGCGGAATGGTCGCCTCGCGACCGGTTGCGGCGTTGTGGACGCACAGCGCCTCGCCGCCCTCATAGATGCGGTCGAGGCAATAGGTGGCGCCCACGCATGGCCGGATCTCGTGCTCGCGGCCTTCCATCACTTTCCTGACGATGTGCGGATCGGCGATATGGGCGCGCGTCATGCCGACCATGTCGAGCTTGCCGGTGGCGATGGCGTGGCGCGCCGTGGCGACATCGGAAATGCGCGCCGCGTGGAAGGTCGGGAACTTGGTCGCCGCCCTCACCTCGCCGGCGAAATCGAGATGCGGCGAGGAGCGCATGCCGGTCACAGGGATGACCTTGGTCAGCGACGCGTCGGTCTCGATCGTGCCGCGGATAATGTTGAGGAAGTCGACCTTGCCGGAATTGGCAAGCCGCCTGGCGATCTCGACACCGACTTCCTTCGAGATACCCTTTTCGAGATCCTCGTCGGCAACCATGCGAATGCCGACGATGAATTTTTCCCCGACGGCGGCGCGGACCGCGTCGAGCACCATGTCGGTGAAGCGCAGCCGGTTGTCGAGCGAGCCGCCGAACTCGTCGTCGCGATGGTTGGTGAGCGGCGACCAGAAGCCATCCATCAGATGTCCATAGGATTCGAACTCGATGCCGTCGAGGCCGGCCGCCTGACAACGCTGCGCAGCCGCGGCATAGTCGGCGACGATGCGCTCGATATCCCACTCCTCGATGGTTTTCGGAAAGGCGCGGTGCGCCGGCTCGCGCACCGGCGAAGCGGACAGCACCGGCAGCCAGTCGGCCTTGTTCCAGCCCGTGCGGCGGCCGAGATGGGTGATCTGGATCATCACCTTGCAGTCATGCTCATGGCAGGCATCCGCCAGTTCGGCGAGCCAGGGCACGATGCGGTCGTCATAGACATGCAGATTGCCGAAAGCGGCCGGGCTGTCGCGCGAGACGATCGCCGAGCCCGCCGTCATGGTGAGCGCCATGCCGCCCTTGGCTTTTTCGGCATGGTAGAGCCGGTAGCGCTCCTTCGGCATGCCGTCCTCGGAATAGGCCGGCTCATGGCTGGTCGACATCACCCGGTTCTTCAGCGTCAGGTGCTTGAGCTGGTAGGGTCGGAGAAGCGGGTCGTTGCTGGTCATCGTCTTCCTGCCGTTTCAATTTGCACGGGAGCGTCGCGCCGCTCCCGCTTCCATTTCTCGCATCGGATTCGTCCGAAAACCGCTGCGCACTTTTCGGTCCGATGCTATTGAGCGGCCCAAACCCGCCGCGTCCGAAAGGTTGCGGCGCAATTTCCGCTTGTTTTGCCTGCCGCCCAGACCTTGGACGGCTGCGAGGAGCCGCCCATGACAGACGCCAAGAACCTCACCCAGCTCGGCAAGCACGTCGAGACGCCACAGAGCCCCGAACAGGCGGTCCTGGAGACCGTGCCGTTCCAGCGCGGCGATGGTCCGCCGGCGATCGTGCGCTTCACCTGCCCCGAATTCACCTCGCTCTGCCCGGTCACCGGCCAGCCGGATTTCGCCCACATCGTCATCGACTACGCACCCGACCGGACGCTGGTGGAATCGAAGTCGCTGAAGCTGTTCATGACCTCGTTCCGCAACCACGGCGCCTTCCATGAGGAATGTACCGTGATGATCGGCCGCCGGATCGTGGAGGCGACCAAGCCGCTCTGGCTGCGCGTCGGTGGCTACTGGTTTCCGCGCGGCGGCATCCCGATCGATGTCTTCTGGCAGACCGGCGCACCGCCCAAGGACGCGTGGCTGCCCGATACGGGCGTGGCGCCCTATCGCGGGAGAGGTTGAAATTTGTTGCGAAAGGCTGGCGGGACAGCGCCCCTCTCTGTCCTGCCGGACATCTCCCCCACAAGGGGGAGATTGGCAGCTTCGGCGGCCCGCTTATCCTGAAACGTCGGAGATTGGCGAAAGCCGGCGTGACCTCTGATCTCCCCCCAAGTGGGAGAGATGGCCGGCAGGCCAGAGGGGGGCGCGAAGGATCGCCGACACTGATCTTTGGTCATTTTCATTCGCACTGGTACTGGCTCAGCGCCCATTCGCCGGTGACCGACAGGAGATCGGAGACCTTCCAGGCGCCACCGACCTTCTTCAGCTTCCATTCCAGGCGGTGCTGGTGGCCCTCGACGACGAAGGCAACGACCACCTTGGCCTCGTCGCCATTGACGGCTTCGATGGTGCGCAGGCTCCGGTCTATGGCCAG
This region of Mesorhizobium sp. M2A.F.Ca.ET.046.03.2.1 genomic DNA includes:
- the hisD gene encoding histidinol dehydrogenase, encoding MSEISFHDLSSASAEQRASLLKRAEADLSVFVEKVRPILDAVRTEGDSALLRFVRDLDKADVAAGNLKVSEAEFDAAFGKVDKDVIDSIRFGITNIRHFHEEQRPETMWLKEVRPGAYAGDRYTPIGSVALYVPRGKGAFPSVTMMTSVPAVIAGVPQIAIVTPPTADGSVDAATLVAARLAGVETVYKCGGAHAVAAVAYGTETVKPALKIVGPGSPWVVAAKSLLSSIIDTGLPAGPSEAIIFADDSVDGGLAALDLLIEAEHGPDSSAYLVTHSRKVADAALAALPDHWSRMTEQRVEFSRAVLTGKRGGIVLTASLEDSYRFINDYAPEHLEILSREPFAHLGHITEAAEILMGPHTPVTLANFVLGPNAVLPTSRWARTYGPLSVTDFLKRSSVGYVTSAAYPELAGHARRLARYEGFSSHENAVSEIRDRYLGA
- a CDS encoding NADH:flavin oxidoreductase encodes the protein MTSNDPLLRPYQLKHLTLKNRVMSTSHEPAYSEDGMPKERYRLYHAEKAKGGMALTMTAGSAIVSRDSPAAFGNLHVYDDRIVPWLAELADACHEHDCKVMIQITHLGRRTGWNKADWLPVLSASPVREPAHRAFPKTIEEWDIERIVADYAAAAQRCQAAGLDGIEFESYGHLMDGFWSPLTNHRDDEFGGSLDNRLRFTDMVLDAVRAAVGEKFIVGIRMVADEDLEKGISKEVGVEIARRLANSGKVDFLNIIRGTIETDASLTKVIPVTGMRSSPHLDFAGEVRAATKFPTFHAARISDVATARHAIATGKLDMVGMTRAHIADPHIVRKVMEGREHEIRPCVGATYCLDRIYEGGEALCVHNAATGREATIPHIIAKSEGPEKRVVVVGAGAGGLEAARVAAERGHQVTVLEASSQAGGQVRLATQNPRRKELIGIIDWRLAELDRLGVEIRYDTWAEKDDVLALAPDVVIVATGGMPQNPPLTEGDNLVTSSWDIMAGSVKPAENVLLYDDNGGHQGMGAAELIANSGSKLELVSPERFFAPEMGGMNHVPYMRAFHEKGVTVTINTRLRSVRREGNQLVAELASDFADGWRGERRVDQVVVEHGTAPLDDLYLALKPLSKNGGAVDYERLVNGGDIFPSRNAEGGFVLFRIGDAVASRNIHAAIYDGIRFGIRI
- a CDS encoding glucose 1-dehydrogenase, translating into MRNASLFDLSGRKALVTGASRGIGRGIAEALSAAGAAVAVMARSLASLQETTEAIRAAGGVAHAIALDVTDVARCRAATAEAANLLGGLDILVNNAGMEEVRPSLDVDEALWDRIVDTNLKGAFFCAQAAARHMRDAGRPGAIINLCSLTSEVGIPTAVPYGSSKSGLLGMTRALAAEWAGLGIRVNAIAPGYFRTAMTEVFYADEAWQQSMLAKIPQHRFGDLSDLHGIAVFLASDASSYITGQCFPVDGGFLASI
- the queF gene encoding preQ(1) synthase, encoding MTDAKNLTQLGKHVETPQSPEQAVLETVPFQRGDGPPAIVRFTCPEFTSLCPVTGQPDFAHIVIDYAPDRTLVESKSLKLFMTSFRNHGAFHEECTVMIGRRIVEATKPLWLRVGGYWFPRGGIPIDVFWQTGAPPKDAWLPDTGVAPYRGRG